Proteins encoded by one window of Glycine soja cultivar W05 chromosome 15, ASM419377v2, whole genome shotgun sequence:
- the LOC114386954 gene encoding melanoma-associated antigen F1-like, whose amino-acid sequence MANAAEDFSQFGISKEEKDKLVGELIRYMLFKTHQNSGCPIKREELTQLVTKNYHQRNLPTFVINEAKEKLSFVFGYEMRELQRAHPSSKAQTRSSQQSVADSKSYILISQLPPNVYEKYVVDVNTAHLSGFTFVIISIVYLAGGKIPEENLWSQMRRMGLGETEASHPVLGNVKQALELLVQQRYLQKDKVNGPEGNTVYYELAERALDGPMNDRVKEYISQIVQDNTSVGAA is encoded by the exons ATGGCAAATGCTGCAGAAGATTTCTCCCAATTCGGGATTTCAAAGGAG gAAAAGGATAAGCTTGTTGGGGAATTGATTAGGTACATGCTTTTCAAAACCCATCAAAATTCAGGGTGCCCCATTAAGAGAGAGGAACTCACTCAACTTGTTACGAAGAACTATCATCAGCGTAACCTTCCTACCTTTGTGATCAATGAGGCTAAGGAGAAGCTTTCCTTTGTATTTGGCTATGAAATGAGGGAGCTTCAAAGGGCCCACCCTTCTTCCAAAGCCCAGACACGGTCCTCCCAACAAA GTGTTGCGGATTCGAAATCATATATTCTCATAAGTCAACTTCCTCCTAatgtatatgaaaaatatgttgtGGATGTTAATACTGCGCATCTATCCGGATTCACTTTTGTGATAATTAGTATTGTATATCTTGCTGGTGGCAAAATTCCAGAAG AAAATCTATGGAGCCAAATGAGGAGGATGGGTTTGGGTGAAACTGAGGCAAGTCATCCAGTCCTTGGAAATGTTAAGCAAGCATTGGAACTTCTTGTTCAGCAAAG gTATTTACAGAAAGACAAAGTTAATGGTCCTGAAGGCAATACCGTATATTATGAGCTTGCCGAGAGAGCTTTAGATGGACCCATGAACGACAGGGTTAAGGAATATATCTCTCAG